Proteins encoded within one genomic window of Candidatus Thermodiscus eudorianus:
- a CDS encoding acetate--CoA ligase family protein codes for MASGVEVFFYPESVALIGASGKPGAFSHEMLRNLARSYKGRLYAVNPKYREILGIPSYPSIQEIPDEIDLVVIAVRAERVPHALQEAGEKGVKGAVIVAGGFAETGEEGAKLQEEVASIAQRYGIRVVGPNCIGIYNAVNGLDTFFLPPEKMRRPPRGYIAVVSQSGAFLTTMMDWLAAESVGIVKAINIGNKVDVDEAEVIEYYASQEYVKAIMVYIEGVNPGRGRPLVESIRKAREEGKKVVVLKGGKTSYGSRAARSHTAALAGDYQVFSTAIREAGAVEARNPTEFVDSAKALASIGHLRAGKRVLVLTNAGGPGVLATDELASRGLEAPRPPERVRERLRRVLPPIVSLENPIDLTGQATDDDYKIVLDTVLENDDWFDSMVIIAPVQPATMTIKVADIIADAIWRSKKAGVVMTIGAEYGDLVKEYLDSRGIPTYPLPDRASAALHSLVEASRELCPLPEPGKPPREALAIVEKAKAEGRTKLLEHEALRILQLYGIEVARYCLATTPGEAAECASRLGERIVAKVVSPDIIHKSDVGGVIIGVNKSEAVEAFKAIVENVQARVPGARITGVLFQDQARPGLEVIIGGRRDPAFGPIVLFGLGGVMVEVLRDFALGLAPASRCQASRMIESIRARKLLEGYRGSGPKDKESLARHIVVVSRIISEIPGIAEIDVNPVILYEKGSVAVDARIMLE; via the coding sequence GTGGCTAGTGGAGTCGAGGTGTTCTTCTACCCGGAGAGCGTAGCGCTCATAGGAGCCTCCGGCAAGCCGGGAGCCTTCAGCCACGAGATGCTACGCAACCTGGCTAGATCCTACAAGGGGCGTCTCTATGCAGTGAATCCAAAATACAGGGAGATACTCGGGATCCCAAGCTATCCATCGATACAAGAGATCCCGGATGAGATCGACCTGGTGGTGATAGCGGTTAGAGCGGAGCGGGTCCCCCATGCCCTACAAGAGGCTGGTGAGAAGGGCGTCAAGGGCGCAGTCATAGTCGCAGGAGGGTTCGCCGAGACTGGCGAAGAGGGTGCGAAGCTCCAGGAGGAGGTGGCGTCCATAGCCCAGAGATACGGTATACGCGTTGTAGGCCCTAACTGTATAGGTATCTATAACGCCGTCAACGGGCTCGACACGTTCTTCTTACCGCCGGAGAAGATGAGGAGGCCCCCAAGGGGATATATAGCAGTGGTGAGCCAGAGCGGAGCCTTCCTAACCACCATGATGGACTGGCTCGCCGCCGAATCCGTGGGTATAGTAAAGGCGATAAACATAGGCAACAAGGTTGACGTGGACGAGGCCGAGGTGATAGAATACTATGCATCACAGGAATACGTGAAAGCGATAATGGTATACATAGAAGGGGTTAACCCGGGCCGGGGCAGGCCTCTCGTCGAATCCATAAGAAAGGCGAGGGAAGAGGGGAAAAAGGTAGTCGTGTTGAAGGGAGGAAAGACTAGCTACGGCTCCAGAGCCGCGAGGAGCCATACAGCGGCACTAGCTGGAGACTACCAGGTCTTCTCAACCGCCATAAGAGAGGCTGGAGCGGTAGAAGCCCGGAACCCCACGGAGTTCGTGGACTCAGCGAAAGCACTGGCCAGTATAGGCCATCTACGCGCTGGGAAGCGAGTGCTCGTGTTGACCAATGCTGGAGGGCCAGGCGTGTTAGCGACAGATGAGCTGGCGTCAAGGGGCCTCGAAGCTCCTCGACCACCGGAGAGAGTGCGTGAGAGACTTAGAAGGGTCCTCCCTCCCATTGTATCACTCGAAAACCCGATAGATTTGACGGGCCAAGCCACAGACGACGACTACAAGATCGTCCTGGACACGGTGTTGGAGAATGACGACTGGTTCGACTCGATGGTGATAATAGCTCCTGTACAACCAGCAACCATGACCATAAAGGTCGCCGATATAATCGCGGACGCCATATGGAGGTCGAAGAAGGCCGGAGTCGTAATGACCATAGGAGCCGAGTACGGGGACCTAGTGAAGGAATACCTGGATTCGAGGGGGATACCAACCTATCCCCTGCCAGACAGGGCATCAGCCGCACTCCACTCCCTAGTAGAGGCTTCAAGGGAGCTATGTCCGCTACCAGAGCCCGGTAAGCCTCCAAGGGAAGCCTTAGCCATAGTCGAGAAAGCCAAGGCCGAGGGCAGGACAAAGCTACTAGAGCACGAGGCACTACGGATACTGCAACTCTACGGTATAGAAGTGGCCAGGTACTGTCTGGCTACCACTCCCGGCGAGGCAGCGGAGTGCGCGTCTCGTCTGGGAGAGAGGATCGTGGCCAAGGTGGTCTCACCCGACATAATCCACAAAAGCGATGTCGGAGGCGTTATAATCGGCGTAAACAAGAGCGAAGCTGTAGAGGCGTTTAAAGCTATAGTAGAGAACGTCCAGGCTAGGGTCCCCGGCGCGCGGATAACCGGAGTCCTATTCCAAGACCAGGCCCGGCCCGGCCTAGAGGTCATCATAGGCGGGAGGAGGGACCCCGCATTTGGCCCTATAGTACTCTTCGGCCTAGGGGGAGTAATGGTTGAGGTCCTAAGAGACTTTGCACTGGGATTAGCACCAGCGAGCAGATGCCAGGCCTCACGCATGATAGAATCCATTAGGGCCAGGAAACTACTGGAGGGTTATCGTGGAAGTGGGCCCAAGGACAAGGAGTCTCTAGCCAGACACATAGTTGTGGTGTCACGGATCATAAGCGAGATACCAGGTATCGCCGAGATCGATGTCAATCCCGTCATATTGTATGAGAAGGGCTCGGTCGCTGTCGATGCTAGAATAATGTTAGAATAA
- the asnS gene encoding asparagine--tRNA ligase, producing MADDYLSAREVKELEPGSRAKVRGWVYRHRDLGRKVFVVMRDSTGILQLVADERYTPAEYVEEARRATIESSIVAEGVVARDPRAPGGVELRLSRFEIVGLAEDFPIKGGEGIDYLLDVRHLWIRSRKLTAVWRIRETVFKAFREFFEQRGFWEVSPPMLTQAAVEGGATLFKVDFFGRPAYLTQSSQFYLEALIFSLERVWTLAPSFRAERSRTRRHLYEYWHLEAEEAWAGMEDEMRLVEDLVAYVTRRVLEDRLEELSLLKRDTERLEPATKTPYPRIRYEDAISRLQAKGVDIVYGDDLGADEERLLTEDFDRPFFITHFPMELKSFYMKPDPENPREALAFDLLAPEGIGEIVGGSERQDDYQELYRQIESRGYDPRDYQWYLDLRRYGSVQHSGFGLGVERYVMWIAGLDHIRDSIPFPRFRDRIYP from the coding sequence ATGGCCGACGACTATCTCTCGGCGAGGGAAGTCAAAGAGCTTGAGCCCGGGTCCAGGGCTAAGGTTAGAGGATGGGTTTACAGGCACAGGGACCTGGGCAGGAAAGTCTTCGTTGTCATGAGAGATTCCACGGGAATCCTACAGCTTGTGGCCGACGAGAGGTATACCCCGGCTGAGTACGTCGAGGAGGCCCGAAGAGCTACTATAGAGTCCAGCATTGTGGCGGAGGGAGTTGTAGCCAGAGATCCCCGTGCTCCAGGCGGCGTGGAGCTTAGACTCTCCCGGTTCGAGATCGTCGGACTGGCGGAGGACTTCCCGATTAAGGGCGGCGAGGGCATTGATTACCTCCTCGATGTGAGGCATCTCTGGATTAGGAGTAGAAAACTGACCGCTGTATGGAGGATCCGGGAGACGGTGTTCAAGGCGTTCCGCGAATTCTTCGAGCAACGTGGGTTCTGGGAGGTCAGCCCCCCTATGCTGACCCAGGCCGCCGTAGAGGGTGGTGCAACCCTATTCAAAGTAGACTTCTTCGGGCGGCCAGCCTATCTGACTCAGAGCAGCCAGTTCTACCTTGAAGCGCTCATCTTCAGCCTGGAGCGCGTCTGGACCCTTGCCCCGAGCTTTCGAGCCGAGAGGAGTAGGACTAGGAGGCACCTCTACGAGTACTGGCACCTTGAGGCTGAAGAGGCCTGGGCTGGCATGGAGGATGAGATGAGGCTTGTAGAGGATCTCGTAGCGTATGTGACGCGGAGGGTCTTAGAAGATAGGCTTGAGGAGCTGTCCCTCCTTAAGAGGGATACCGAGCGCTTGGAGCCCGCTACTAAGACGCCATACCCCAGGATCAGGTACGAGGACGCCATATCTAGGCTCCAGGCTAAGGGCGTAGACATAGTGTATGGCGATGACCTGGGGGCCGACGAGGAGCGCCTCCTCACCGAAGACTTTGACAGGCCCTTCTTCATAACACACTTCCCCATGGAGTTGAAGAGCTTCTATATGAAGCCGGACCCAGAGAATCCGAGGGAAGCGCTTGCCTTCGATCTTCTAGCCCCAGAGGGTATAGGCGAGATAGTGGGTGGTAGCGAGAGGCAAGACGACTACCAGGAACTGTATAGGCAGATCGAGTCGAGGGGATACGATCCCAGGGATTACCAGTGGTACCTTGACCTCAGGCGCTACGGGTCCGTCCAGCACAGCGGCTTCGGGCTTGGAGTGGAGAGGTATGTTATGTGGATAGCCGGGCTAGACCATATCAGGGATTCTATACCGTTCCCACGGTTCCGCGACAGGATATACCCGTAG